In Streptomyces sannanensis, the DNA window CGCAGTGGATCCGGCAGAGGGCAGGTTGTACGCGCTCTGCAGGTCAGCCGGACCGAAACCGGCCGGAGCGGCATCAGCCTGGAGACCCTTCGCCGCGACGACATCGGTGCGGACCACGGCGAAGCACGACATCTCACCGGATTTTGACGGCTTGTCGCACACCTGTTTGGAGGGGTGCCGGCCAGGCGAGGTCGGGCCGGCGGCCTTCGCGGTCGGGACAGGATTCTTGGCGGAGGTAGCGGAGGTAGCGGAGGTAGCGGAGGTAGCGGAGGTGGAGGCGGTGGAGGCCGCGGCCGGTACAGCGATCACCGTGAGTGCGGCGACGGCGAGCGCCACGATCAGCGTGCAGACACGTCCGACCAGTGTGGTCAACGCGACCGGACGCGACCTGCGGCGGAATGGTCGCGCGGATGGGGGATGAGACACGTAAAGCTCTCCTAAGCGGTGCATGAAAACCCGAATCGTGAATTCTTGAATCAGGCAGATCTCGGCTCATCCGTACTCCTTCAGCTGCGACTCGTTTCCGCGGCCCAGCGTGCTTTAGTACTGACTGGCGCCGTGATCACGAGCTGCTTTTCGGCCGGATGATTTCAGCCGCGATCGTGTCGGTTTTTTCGTCGCCGCCACAGTTCAAGGGAGATTCCAGCACGTGCTCACGAATCGTGGCCCTCGCCACCCCTCATGCGATAACGAAACGCGAGAATATTTTCATTACCGTGCTGCCGAAAGCTGGATCAACCGGACGGTGTCGGCACTTTCCAGCCCCAAGGTGGAGCTCGGGGACACAAGAGGTTCGACAGGACACGGTGCACGAGACTTTGTTCGCCCCTTCTACCGGATGACAGGTTTACGCGGACCTTATGGGCGGCGGCACAGCTCCGTCATCGGTCGAAAGTCGGGACAATCCCAGCGCCGGCCCGACGAATGTCGAATCATGCAGACGCCCGGCAGCTCGACATCCCCCTGAACATGCAAAAACACCTGGCCGGGACGACTGCCCCGGCCAGGTGTGCCCAGCGACCTATGGCCCCGGCCAACTCGGCATGGCGCCTACCACGTGGCAGGGCTTCGGCGTAATCGCTCATTGAGCATGTGGCGAACGCCTCTTGCCTGCTGACCCGGGCCGCTCACCGCTGGTAGGCATGCCGAGCCCATTTCAGAAGAGCTACTTGCCCCGAGCTGAAGGACGGGCAATGGGCTCACGGCGGTGTGAGGGCACGACGGCCCAGGCACGTGGCCGGGGCAGTCAGTGGCAGGCTGGCTGCAGGAACTTGTCCGCGGTGAGGAAGACGTGACTTGTACCGGGGTGCGCCCATGCCGGGCGACCACCCGCGCACACCCGAACGCCCTCGCCAGCGCCGTGCGCTGACCGGCACTCGGGTACAGGCGGAAGCTGTACCGAAGCTCGCACAGCGTCAGCTCGAGTCGGCCGGGGCGGTCCGCCTGTCCGTGGACGGGCACCGGGACTCGTCCCGGCACCGCGCAGCGAAGCGGGAACCCACCCGACACCGCAGCCTTCAACGGTGCGGTAGGCGGGAATCGCCCTCGTTCACGGGGGCGAGGATGTCAAGGCGTCGACTACCCCGAGCGGCAGTACGTCGCGCTGGAGGCCCGGTGATTGCCGCGATCCCGGAGGAGCTGATCGAGCTGATTGCCGACGGCCGCTCCGCCGTACTCGACCACGGACTGTTGACCCGCAAGAAACGCGAGGAACGGAAGAACCTTGTCCGCGAGGCCGGAGGGCAACCCCGGCTCCTGTACTTCCCCGTGCCTCGCGACGAACTGCTGCTACGCCTTGGAGAGCAACCGGCGTCAGGACGCCAACGCCTTGGTGGTCGCAGAATCAGCGCTGGACGACTTTTATGCCCGATTCGAGCCTCCCCACGATGAAGGCGAGGAGATCATCGAGCCGGACTCAACCTGACCCGCCCCCCGATGGCGACGGACCGCCGACGTCGCTCGTCACCGGAGCCCGGCATGCAGCCTGGGATCGGTTAGCGTGTCCGCATGGTCAGCATGGAGTGGGACGGCCTCACCGACCGCGAGCGCTTCGGCGAGTGGTACCGGCAGGAGCGGGACCGGTTCTCGGACACCGCCCGGGACGCCGACTGGAACGGCCTGTTCGAGGAGTTGGGGAGGCATCCGGGGTGGGTCAATCTCCCCCGGCCCGGGAACCGCAGCGGCTTCGCCCCGCTGCATCAGGCGGCCTGGCACGGCGCGGACTTCGCCGTCGTCTCCCGGCTGATCGCACACGGCGCCTGGCGCACACAGCGCACCCGGGACGGGCGGCGCGCCGTGGACGTCGCACGGGAGCAGGGGCACACGCATCTGCTGGAGCTTCTGGAGCCGGTCGTGGCGCGGCAGCTCCCCTCCCCTCCGGATGCGCTGGAGCACCACTTCCATTCGCTGCTGCGGGAGAGGACCGGCCGCTGCTTCGAGGAGATCGAGCACCTGCTGCCACCGCTGTCTCCACTGACGGAGGGACCAGCCGTGGAGATCGTCTTCCGGGTGGTCGGCATGATGGGCGGCTTCACCTACTGCCTTGAGAAGGAAGTCCTGCATGTGCACGGCCACTCGCGGATGGACGCCGACTACGGGGACCACTACCGCGTGACTCCCGAGGGCTGGTCCAGGATCGAACGCACGCGCGTGCCGCCGCCTCCGCCGCCCGCCCCGCAGGACCCCGCGTCCTGACCGGCGGACTGGCCCCGGACACGGACCGGATGCGACTCGGAGTACCGCCTGGGACGCTCGGCTCGCCGCCGGGCGCCCGTCCAGCATGCCCTGGCCTCGGGTGGAGCCGCCGCTTCCGCGTCGGCGTCGCTGTGCCGGCCGTCCTTCAACTGTTCGGGCCGGTCGCAGTGTTCGCGGGCCGGCGGGCGGACAGGGCCTAGATGAGGGCGAACTGCCCGTCGGGCCCCTCCTCCCGGAGGCCGAGCACGGAGGCGGGGCGGCGAGCCGCGGCAGGCACCGGCAGCACCCCGGCCTCGTGCAGTTCCGCCCGGCCGATCAGCGGGCAGTGCCGCAACGCCTCCTGCCGCGGACGGAGTTCGCCGAGCAGCGCGAGCACCGTGATCAGCTCCAGCAGCTCCGACGTCCACTGCTGAGGCCACGCCCTGGGGCCCAGCGCCTCCAGAGTGCCGGGTTCCGCCTCCGTCGTACGAGCCGCGAACCAGCGCTCCAGGACCCGCTCCCCGGCGTGGTGGAAGTCCCAGGCCTCGGCCGGTACCGGCGAGATACGGCCCTCCCCGATGTGCAGCACCTCCTCCTCGGGGTCGTACCGCAGCTCCCGAGGACGGGGCGGAAGGGCGGCCCTCACATACGGCCGCCGTCCTCCCGGGAGCCGGGGGCGCTCGCCGTCGCGGGTGCCGCGCAGCTGCAGCGAGACGATCCGGTGGCCCAGTTCGACGCCCGCCTCCCAGCGCCCGGTGTCGGCCGTGAGCGGGACCGCGTACCCGGTGGGGGAGGGGACGGCGGCCGCGGCGGTCCAGGCGAGGAAGGACTCGGCGGTGACCGGACGGCCGTAGCGCCCGGAGAGAAGGGTGAGCAGGCCGGGCGCGAGGTTCGGTTCGACGCCGCCGGGGCGCCGGTACAGCGGCCGGACCCGCCCTGGGGCCAAGGGCAGCACGGCCGAAGGGACCAGCGCGGCGCCCTGTTCGGTCATGAAGAGCTGCCGCCCGTCCGCCACACGCCACAGCTCCGGCCGGGCGGCGTCGATCAGACGGTGGTCGGGGATCAGCCACTGCTCGTCGAACGCGTCGCGCAGGACCCGCACGGGCGCGGGGCAGGGACCGGACTCGTACGCGAAGCGCGTCGTGCTCGTCGCATGGCCGGGCAGGGCGGCAGTCGTGCTGCGCGGTGTCCGGGACCGGGTGGGGCCGAACAGCCGCTCGCGTTCCGTGCCCTCCGCGGTGACGAGCCTGTCCCAGCGCTCGCGCAGCGTACGGGCGTCCGGAGCCAGGACCCAGGCGCGCCCCGTTCGCGGCGGTGCCGTCGACCATGGCATCAGATCGTCCAGGGGCGGGGCGCCGGCCGTGTCGCCCCCCGGCGCGCCGGTTCGCGTCGCCGTCATGCGGACGTCCTCCCCGTCAGCGTGTGCCGTCGGCGGCATCGTAGCCGCGTCGCCGGCCCGGAGGTCAGTGCGCCTCGACCGTGACCGAGAAGGAGAAACGGTCGCCGCGGTAGCGGATCAGTGCGACGTCCACGACTCGGCCGTCCTTGTCGTAGGTCACGCCCGTGTAGTGCAGGATCGGGCTGAGCAGCGGGACCCGCAGCAGTTCGGCCGTCTCCGGGTCGGCCAGCCGGGCCTCGACCGTGTCGGTGATCCGGCTGATCCGCACCCCGACTGTGTCGCGCAGCACTTTGGTCATCGGCCAGCGCTCCAGGTCGGCGGGGTCGACGGCGGTGGCGACATCGGGGCGCAGCGCGTTCTCGGCCCAGTTGCTGGGCTCACCGCTCTCGCCGTCGTAGCGCAGCCGCCGGTACGTCATGATCTCGTCCAGGCCGGGGAAGTACTCGGCGAGCTCGCCGGGTACGGCCCGCGGGCCGTACCCGAGCAGGGTGGTGCGTTCACCGGACTGCTGGGCCACGATCGCGTCGACCGAGCCCAGCAGCCGGACGGGGGAGCCGCGCCGGGCGCCCGGTTCGATGAAGGTGCCGCGCCGCCGGTGCCTGGTGATCAGGCCTTCCGCCTCCAGTTCCTTGAGCGCCTGCCGCATGGTGAGCACGCTGACGCCGTAGTGCCCGGCGAGCTGCTCCTCGGTGGGCAGCCGCAGCGGATCCTGCGGACGGCGGCCGAGTATCGAGGCGCGCAGGGACTGGGAGACCTGATACCACAAGGGGAGCTTGCGGTTCAGGACCAGTGAGTCGGGGGCGAAGGCGGTCACGGCATCTCCGTACTACGGCCTGAAGTGGCGCTCAAGACCCTGCCATACGTCGTCGTAGGAGGACTGCAGGTGGTCGGCGGTCGCGGCCTGGGCGGTGGCGGTGACCGGCCAGCGGGTCTCGAACATGAAGGCAAGACCGTCGTCGATCTTCTGCGGCTTCAGCTCGGCGGCGCTGGCCTTGTCGAAGGTCTCCCGGTCGGGGCCGTGCGCGGACATCATGTTGTGCAGCGAGCCGCCGCCGGGGACAAAGCCCCCTTCACCAGCAGTCTTGGCGTCATAGGCGCCCTCGATCAGGCCCATGTACTCGCTCATCACATTGCGGTGGAAGTACGGCGGCCGGAAGGTGTCCTCGCCGACCAGCCAGCGCGGTGCGAAGACGACGAAGTCGACGCCCGCGACGCCGGGGGTGTCGGACGGCGAGGTGAGCACCGTGAAGATCGACGGGTCGGGGTGGTCGTAGCTGATGGAGCCGATGACATTGAAGCGGCGCAGGTCATAGACGTACGGCGTGTGGTTGCCGTGCCAGGCGACGACATCCAGCGGGGAGTGGTCGTAGGTCGCGGCCCAGAGGTTGCCACAGAACTTGTTGACCACCTGCACCGGGCCCTCGACGTCCTCGTACGCCGCGACCGGCGCCAGGAAGTCGCGGGCATTGGCCAGGCCGTTGGCGCCGATCGGGCCCAGGTCGGGGAGCCGGAAGGGCTGACCGTAGTTCTCGCAGACATAGCCGCGTGCGGTCTCTTCCAGAAGCTCGACGCGGAAGCGCACTCCGCGGGGGATCAGCGCGACCTCACCGGGGCGGGCGACGAGCAGGCCCAGCTCGGTGCGCAGCAGCAGTTCGCCGTGCTCGGGGACGATCAGCAGTTCTCCGTCGGCGTCGCCGAACACCCGGTCCATCGAGGCATTGGCGTGGTAGAGATGGATCGCCATGCCGGCGCGCTGTGTCACGTCGCCGTTGCCGCCGAGCGTCCACAGACCGGCCAGCCAGTCGGTGCCGGGCGCGGGTTCGGGCAGCGGGTTCCAGCGGAGCCGGTTGGGGTCGGGGGTGGTCTCGGTGAAGGGGGCGCTGCGGACGTTGCCGTTGTCGATGCGTACGAACGGGGGGTGTGCGGCCGAGGGGCGGATGCGGTAGAGCCAGGAGCGGTGGTTGTGTGCGCGGGGCTCGGTGAAGGCGCTGCCGCTGAGCTGCTCCGCATAGAGGCCGAGGGGGGCGCGCTGCGGTGAGTTGCGGCCGTGGGGCAGGGCGCCCGGTTCCGCCTCCGAACTGTGTTCGTTGCCGAAGCCGGGGGAGTACGACCCCTCGGTGAGCCCTGCCGCGATCTTGCGCGTTTCCTCGATGCCGCTCATCGTCCGCTCCTGGGTACGAATGGAATCCTATGGAAGACAGTAGGATTCCGGTCGCGGACAGTCAACGGGGCGGCCGTCGTCCGTCCGGTCGACCGGTATGTCCGTCCTCGGGTGCCGGACCGGCCGGCTGATCGCCGACACGCCCTTGACCTGGGGTTTCGCTCGCATTGCTTGCGCGGGGCGCCGGCGGCGGTACGCCCCGCAAGTCCACCGGCGGGGCCGCTGCGGACGGCGGGGCCGTTGCGGACCACGAGCCCGAGGAGGGCCTTCGGGGCCTGGACCCCGAGCGCCCGACGCTGCGTGCCCGGCTGTACTGATTCAACGCCGCGCTCACTGTCACGCTGCTCACCGCCATGATCATGGAGTGGCTGCCGATCCCGGTGCTCTTCCTGCTCGGCGCGGCCCTCGCCCTGACCGTCAACTTCCCGCGCATGGCCGATCGGAAGGCGCGGCTCGCGACCCATGCCGACAATGTGCTCAACATCGCCGGCATGGTCTTCGCCGCGGCCTTCGTCACCGGCGTCCTCACCGGCACCGGCATGGTCGAGCACATGGCCGACCGGCTCGTCACCGCCGCCCCCGAGGCCATGGGTCCGCACATGGCGCTGGTCACCGGGCTCCTGAGCCCTCCGCTCACCTACTTCATGTCGAACGACGGCTTCTACTTCGGAGTCCTGCCCGTCCTCGCCGGGGCCGGCGCCGCGCACGGCGTCTCCCCGCTGGAGATCGCCCGCGCATCGCTGGTCGGCCAGGCGCTGCACATGTCCGGCCCGCTGGTCCCCGTCGTATACGTCCTGGTCGGCATGGCCAAGGTCGAGTTCGGTGACCACACCAGGTTCACCGTCAAATGGGCCCCGCTCACCTCGCTGGTGGTGCCGGCCGTCGGAATCCTGTTCGGCATCATCTGATGCCCGTGCATCGGCCGGGCGGGCGATATTGAGGGGGGCGTGGCGTTTCGCCGCGCCCCTTCGCCATCCGCGTGACGGACAGTCAGGAGGTCGCACCTGATTGTAGGAAAATCGTCACGCATGGAGGAGCCTCGCATGGCTGTCACCTCAACCCCGCGCCCGGTCGGCGCGCTCTCGGGCATGATCGCCGCATCCACGCTGGTTCTGGGGAGCCTTGCCCTGCTGAGTGCGCCGGCCGCCGTCGCCGCTCCCGGTCAGAACGGCGATATGAAGGTCCACAAGGTCGGCACGCCGTTCAACGATCGGACCAGCGACGCCAAGGTCTGCACTTTCTATCTCGCCGCGTCCGATTTCGACACGGCGCAGAAGGTCGACTGGACGATCTCTCCCTCCTCCTCCGGACAAGCCGCACAGCCGGGCGTCTCGGGCAGCATCGCGCTTGCGTCGGGCACCGGTCACAGTGAACCGCAGTCGATGCCGGACGGGCACTACGAACTCTCCTGGACGTCGGCGGGAGTTGCCAAGCACCGGAAGTTCGACGTCGCCTGCCGGCCGGAGAACGCCGTCGCCGACAACAACCGGCCCGCCGCGATGCCCCGCGGCGTGCCCGGGGAGTCCGACGCGGCAGCCCCTGCTCCGGGCAGCGCGGCCAACGGGGACGCGAGCAGCGGCAACCGGGGGCAGACGCAGAGTGGCGGCCGGAACGGGGCCGGCCGCGGTGACGTGGGGAACGCCTACGGCGGCGGCAATCGTGAGGGAGGCCACGTGAACGGCGGGAACGTGAACGGCGGGAACGCGGGCAACGGGAACGCCAACGGCGGGCCCGACAGCAACGGCGCCCCGAGCGGCGGCACGCAGAACGTCAACGGCAACGCCGTCGACGATTTCGCCGGCGGCCGGGCCGACCGCCATGGCCGTGCCGAGAGCGGTGCCCTCAACGGCCCCGTCGATGCGGGTGGCGGCGGTACCGCCCAGCCCGACAGCCTGCTGTCCACCGGCTTCGCGGTCGCCGGAGGGCTGGCGGGGCTGAGCGGTTACGCCATCGTGCGGCGGGCCCGTCGGCGAGCCGACGATGCGGCGTAAGCCCTGGTACGCGGGCGGAAGCCGGTCCTACCGGTTCACCAGGACGGTCTGCGTGGCCCTGTCCCTGGCGGCCGCGGGAGTCTGGTGGACACACCGCGAGGAGACCGAACGTCCCGCCGCTGCCGTCAGCGTCCCCGCGGCACCGGGGTCCTCGGGGCGTTCGGAGCCGGCCACGGAGCAGCCGGCCCCGGTCACGGAACAGTCGGCCTCGGCCACGGAGCAGCCGGTCCCGGCCACGGAGCAGCCGGTCCCGGCCGGGGCACAATCGGCCGAACTGCCCCCGTCGCCCGCGACCGGCGTCATCATCCCCGCCCTCGAGATCGCGGCGCCGACCGTCGGGGTCGGCCTCGATGCGTCGGGCCGCCTCGGCACTCCGCCGGTGGACAACCCGAACCTGGTCGGCTGGTACAGGGACGGCCCCACCCCGGGGACGGTGGGGACCGCGGTGGTGGCCGGCCATCGTGACACCCGGTCCGGTCCGGCCGTCTTCCTCAACCTGGCGGCCCTCAAGCAGGGCGATGTCATCGACGTCGCCCGCGCGGACGGCCGGACGGCCGTGTACACCGTCGACAGCGTGCGTACCTACGCCAAGTCGGAGTTTCCCGACATGGAGGTGTACGGACAGACGGGCCGGGCCGAGCTGCGGCTGCTCACCTGCGGTGGCTCGTACAACCGTACCGGCGGCTACGCCTCCAACGTCGTCGTCTTCGCTCACTTCACGGCGGTCAAGGAGTCCTGAGGCGGGGAGAGCGCGCGGTCCCGGGCCCGGACCGCCTGGCGCGCCCCCGCCGGGTAGGGAAGGGCGTCCGCGAGGGCTGCAGCCCGGTCGAACCCTTCCCGCGCGTCGCGCTCGCGGCCCAAGGCCGCGAGCGCGACGGCGTGCACGGTGAGGGCCTCGGTCTCGGCCGGGCCCTCACCGGCGCGTTCCACACACACCGGCTCGGCCGCCTCGTCCGGCCGGCCGCAGCCCAGCCGGGCCCGGGCGGCGAGATACGCGGTGCCAGGTTCGACTTGGGCCGCCAACAGCTCCAGGGCCTCCTTCGGGCGGCCGTCCCGCACGGACAGTTCGGCCTGCGCCGAACGCACGGTGCGCTGTGCCTGGCGGTCACCCTGGGCGACGGCCGCATTCCGGGCTCGCTCCAGCAGCTCCGCCGCCCCCTCGTCGCCGGTACGTATCCGTACCCGCGCCTGCGTCACCAGGGCGTACGGGGCGCACCAGCCCGTGTGCGGCTCCGCGTCCTGCACCGCGGTGTCCGCCGACTCCCCGGCCCCGGCCACCTCCTCCAGCCAGCAGATGCAGCTCCGCGAGATCGGCCCGCTCGAAGACGGCCGCCGTCGGATCGCCGGACCGCTCGGCCGATTCCATGGCGCGCAGCCCGGTCGCGATGGCCTCGCGCAGCCGTCCCGACCGGCAGGCGTTCTCGCGCTGCAGGGAGAGTGCGGGGGAACCGCGGGAGCGGGGCAGACTGCTGCGGGAGGCCAGGAGCAGCCCCTTACCGAGGAATTACTGGCACCTTCTGGCAGGCGAAGAACCAACGGCGGTCGGCTCGAGCGCCGACGACGAAGACGCGGAGGATGCGATGAAGGCCCACGACGGGATGTACATCGGCGGCGAGTGGCGGCCCGCCGCAGGCACGGACACGATCGCGGTCGTCAACCCGGCCGACGAGCGGATCATCGGCCAGGTCCCGGCCGGAACGGCCGAGGACATCGACGAGGCCGTGCGGGCCGCCCGCGCCGCCCTTCCTGCCTGGGCCGCCACCCCGCCCGCCGAGCGCGCTGCGCGGATCGCCGCCCTGCGGGACGCACTGCTCGTCCGTAAGGACGAAATCGCCGAGACCATCAGTGCCGAACTCGGCGCACCGCTGGAGCTCGCACAGAACGTCCACACCGGGCTCCCGATCGTGGTCGCCGGCTCCTACGCGGAACTCGCCGCCTCGTACTCCTTCGAGGAGAGGATCGGCAACTCCACCGTGCTGATGGAGCCGGTCGGCGTGGTCGGCGCCATCACACCCTGGAACTACCCGCTGCACCAGATCGTCGCCAAGGTCGCCCCGGCGCTCGCCGCCGGCTGCACGCTCGTCCTCAAGCCCGCCGAGGACACCCCGCTCACCGCCCAGCTGTTCGCCGAGGCCGTCCACGACGCCGGCCTCCCGGCGGGCGTGTTCAACCTGGTCACCGGCCTCGGGGCGGTCGCCGGACAGGCGCTCGCCGAGCACGAGGACGTCGACATGGTCTCCTTCACCGGTTCCACGGCCGTCGGCAAGCAGATCGGCGCCACCGCAGGCGCCGCCGTCAAGCGGGTCGCCCTGGAGCTCGGCGGCAAGTCCGCCAACGTCATCCTGCCCGGCGCCGACCTGGCCAGGGCCATCAACGTCAACGTCGCCCAGGTGATGAACAACTCCGGCCAGTCGTGCAACGCCCTGAGCCGGACGCTGGTCCACCGCGATCAGTACGACGAGGCCGTGGCCCTCGCCGCCGCCGCGGTCGCCAAGTACACCCCGGGCGAGCGCATCGGCCCTCTCGTCAACGCCAAGCAGCAGGCCAGGGTGCGCGACTACATCGAGCGGGGTGTCGAGGAGGGCGCGCGGATCGTCGCGGGCGGCCCCGAAGCACCCCTGGAGCGGGGCTACTTCGTCAGCCCGACCGTCTTCGCCGACGTCACCCCGGACATGACCATCGCGAAGGAGGAGATCTTCGGCCCTGTGATGTCGATACTCGCCTACGAGGACGAGGAGGAGGCCCTGCGCATCGCCGACGATTCGGTGTACGGCCTGGGCGGAGGCGTCTGGGCCGCGGACGAGGACACAGCCGTCGCCTTTGCCCGCCGTATGCAGACCGGCCAGATCGACATCAACGGCGGCCGCTTCAACCCCCTTGCTCCCTTCGGCGGTTACAAGCAGTCGGGCGTGGGCCGCGAGCTCGGCCCGCACGGCCTGGCAGAGTACCTCCAGACCAAGTCCCTCCAGTTCTGAGCCGGGAGTACGAGATCGTGGTCCGCGTCGCCATACTGCCCGCCGTCGACTCCCCGCTGGAGATGCGCGAGATCGACATCCCCGGACCCGGCCCCGGCCAGGTCAGGGTCCGCCTCGCCGCCGCCGGGGTCTGCCACTCCGACCTGTCCCTCTCCAATGGCACCCTGCGCCAGCCCGTCCCCGCCGTCCTCGGCCACGAGGGCGCGGGCACGATCGTCTCCGTCGGCGAGGGCGTCACCCATGTCGCCCCCGGTGACGGAGTGGTCCTCAACTGGGCGCCTTCGTGCGGCAGCTGCCCCAACTGTGTCCTGGGCGAGGTGTGGCTGTGCGCCGACGCCTTCGCCGGTGCGGGACAGCCGTACGCCCGTGACGCGGCGGGGAAGCAGGTCTACCCGGGTCTGAGCGTCGCCGCCTTCGCCGAGGAGACCGTCGTCGCCGCGCACTGCGTCCTCCCGGTGCCCGACGGCATTCCGCTCACGGACGCCGCCCTGCTCGGCTGCGCGGCGCTGACGGGTTATGGAGCCGTCCACCACTCGGCGCGGGTGCGCGAGGGCGAGTCCGTCGCGGTGTTCGGGGTGGGCGGGGTGGGCCTCGCGGTCCTCCAGTCGGCGCGTATCGCGGGCGCCTCCCGGATCGTGGCCGTCGACGTCTCCCCGGAGAAGGAGGCGCTGGCGCGTGCGGCGGGGGCGACGGACTTCGTCCTCGCCTCGGCCACGACGGCCAAGGAGATCCGCAGGCTCACCGAGGGCCACGGCGTCGACGCGGCCATCGAGTGCGTCGGCCGTGCGGTGTCCATCCGCGCCGCCTGGGACTGCACGCGCCGCGGCGGCCGTACGACGGTCGTCGGCATCGGCGGCAAGGAGGAGGTCGTGTCCTTCACGGCCCTGGAGATCTTCCACTTCGGCCGTACCCTGTCGGGCTGCGTCTACGGCAACTGCGACCCGTCGACGGACCTCCCGGTCCTGGCGGACCACGTACGGGCCGGCCGCCTCGACCTGGGTGCGATGGTGACCGAGCGCATCGGCCTGGACGGGATCCCGGCGGCGTTCGACAACATGCTGGCAGGCAAGGGCGGCCGCACACTGGTCGTCTTCTGATCCCAAGCTGCGAACACCCCGGCCGCTGCCGCGCGGCCGGGGTGTTCACGGTCTCGGGCCGTCAGTCCCACCAGAACGACCACACCGAGGAACCTACCTGCCCGTTTCCCGCCGACTCCGGATCCGGGATGCTGTCGGGACAGTACACATACTGCTCGACGGCGGCCTTCGCCGCCGCGCGCCGGTCACGTGGAGGATTCTTCACCAGGAGGTCGAGAGCAGCCGAGTCGGCATAGTAGAAATCCGCGCCGTGCGTCTTGTGCCAGTGTCCGAGGACAGCGACATGATCCGCGGGCAGAAGCTCACGGTCGTCGGGGTATCCCGACCAATTGGGGGTCTGCAGCAGGCGGGGGAAAAGCGCCGGAATTCCGTATCCGCCGCGCGCCCGGACCAGGTTCAGCCACATGTTCCGCCCCATTGATTCGGCACGCCGGGGAATTCCGGGAAGAGGTTCGGAGAATTCGGCGCACAGGGAAAGGGCTGTGTGGTCGGCGTCGAACAGAAGACGGATCTCTTCGATCTCCCGGAGGTCGTCGTCCGACCGTGGTGGAATGTAGATTTCCGCCATCTCCCGGAATACCGAGTGGACGAGGCCGGAAACGACGTCCTCGGGGTCCGCGGCCAGTGCTGCGTCGAGGAGCTGCCGGCTTCCGCCACCCCAGGGCTGCCCGCCGCGGTCGTGCGCGACCAGCTCGACCGGGCCGAACACGGTCAGGAACGGATACCAACCGCTCCGGCCGTGCCGCGCACGGAGGAATTCCCAGGCCGCGCGGGCCACGGACGGCGGGACACGGACTCCATGGACCTCGATTCCGGAGTCGGAGACCGCCGATTCGAAGACCGCGGGGCCGGCGTCCCCGCGGTCTTCCATGAAATCGGCACGCGCCATTTCACCGAGGACCGCCCGGAGGGATTCCTTGCTCGGATTTTGTTTCATATCGCTCCCGTAAGAATCCCTCCGGGTCGGTTCCTTGTGGCCGGATCATCCTATCTCGCGTGGAACGTCTTGTCGTGACCGTTCCCCATGATGCGGACGGTGGACGGATTCACGGTCCTTCTGGCGTCGCCCAGCCGCTCAACGGTCCAGTCCATGGCATCCGACTTCGACATCTCCGACAAGTGAATGACGGCGATGTTCGCGCCCTGTTTGTCGGCGTCCGAAAGATGCTTCTGGAATGTCCTTCGTTCGTGGTCGGGAGATTCTTGAATTCCGCCCGCATGCCGTTCACCCAGGCGTCGAGCCGGCGGTCTCCTTCGGCGCCGGGTGCCGGGGTGTCCTCGCCGCGGGCCACCACGTGGTGGCCTTCCATGGCGAACTGGAACGCGACCTCGAACTCCTCGTCGTTGAAGCCGTACTCCTTCGAATCGCGCTTCCACGACTCGTCGATCCTGAGGTGTTCGCCTCGGCCTCCGGTATCCGCCCGGGCTCGTGGGCGATTGCGGCCGTAGCCTGGAAAGACGCATCACGGATTCCCTGGAGGTTCACATGGCCTGGGCATCGTGGACGACGACGGGAGTGTTCACCGGGCCCGGAGGCGTCCGCACCGACGAGGCGGGTGTCATCACGGGTGAGCTGGACGTGCACACCACCTGGTTCGGCAGCCAGGCGCAGGTCGCGGTGCAGTACAGCGGCGCGTCCGACTG includes these proteins:
- a CDS encoding ankyrin repeat domain-containing protein, whose amino-acid sequence is MVSMEWDGLTDRERFGEWYRQERDRFSDTARDADWNGLFEELGRHPGWVNLPRPGNRSGFAPLHQAAWHGADFAVVSRLIAHGAWRTQRTRDGRRAVDVAREQGHTHLLELLEPVVARQLPSPPDALEHHFHSLLRERTGRCFEEIEHLLPPLSPLTEGPAVEIVFRVVGMMGGFTYCLEKEVLHVHGHSRMDADYGDHYRVTPEGWSRIERTRVPPPPPPAPQDPAS
- the hmgA gene encoding homogentisate 1,2-dioxygenase; the protein is MSGIEETRKIAAGLTEGSYSPGFGNEHSSEAEPGALPHGRNSPQRAPLGLYAEQLSGSAFTEPRAHNHRSWLYRIRPSAAHPPFVRIDNGNVRSAPFTETTPDPNRLRWNPLPEPAPGTDWLAGLWTLGGNGDVTQRAGMAIHLYHANASMDRVFGDADGELLIVPEHGELLLRTELGLLVARPGEVALIPRGVRFRVELLEETARGYVCENYGQPFRLPDLGPIGANGLANARDFLAPVAAYEDVEGPVQVVNKFCGNLWAATYDHSPLDVVAWHGNHTPYVYDLRRFNVIGSISYDHPDPSIFTVLTSPSDTPGVAGVDFVVFAPRWLVGEDTFRPPYFHRNVMSEYMGLIEGAYDAKTAGEGGFVPGGGSLHNMMSAHGPDRETFDKASAAELKPQKIDDGLAFMFETRWPVTATAQAATADHLQSSYDDVWQGLERHFRP
- a CDS encoding type ISP restriction/modification enzyme; this encodes MTATRTGAPGGDTAGAPPLDDLMPWSTAPPRTGRAWVLAPDARTLRERWDRLVTAEGTERERLFGPTRSRTPRSTTAALPGHATSTTRFAYESGPCPAPVRVLRDAFDEQWLIPDHRLIDAARPELWRVADGRQLFMTEQGAALVPSAVLPLAPGRVRPLYRRPGGVEPNLAPGLLTLLSGRYGRPVTAESFLAWTAAAAVPSPTGYAVPLTADTGRWEAGVELGHRIVSLQLRGTRDGERPRLPGGRRPYVRAALPPRPRELRYDPEEEVLHIGEGRISPVPAEAWDFHHAGERVLERWFAARTTEAEPGTLEALGPRAWPQQWTSELLELITVLALLGELRPRQEALRHCPLIGRAELHEAGVLPVPAAARRPASVLGLREEGPDGQFALI
- a CDS encoding GntR family transcriptional regulator translates to MTAFAPDSLVLNRKLPLWYQVSQSLRASILGRRPQDPLRLPTEEQLAGHYGVSVLTMRQALKELEAEGLITRHRRRGTFIEPGARRGSPVRLLGSVDAIVAQQSGERTTLLGYGPRAVPGELAEYFPGLDEIMTYRRLRYDGESGEPSNWAENALRPDVATAVDPADLERWPMTKVLRDTVGVRISRITDTVEARLADPETAELLRVPLLSPILHYTGVTYDKDGRVVDVALIRYRGDRFSFSVTVEAH
- a CDS encoding AAA family ATPase, whose amino-acid sequence is MDGHRDSSRHRAAKREPTRHRSLQRCGRRESPSFTGARMSRRRLPRAAVRRAGGPVIAAIPEELIELIADGRSAVLDHGLLTRKKREERKNLVREAGGQPRLLYFPVPRDELLLRLGEQPASGRQRLGGRRISAGRLLCPIRASPR
- a CDS encoding class F sortase, with protein sequence MRRKPWYAGGSRSYRFTRTVCVALSLAAAGVWWTHREETERPAAAVSVPAAPGSSGRSEPATEQPAPVTEQSASATEQPVPATEQPVPAGAQSAELPPSPATGVIIPALEIAAPTVGVGLDASGRLGTPPVDNPNLVGWYRDGPTPGTVGTAVVAGHRDTRSGPAVFLNLAALKQGDVIDVARADGRTAVYTVDSVRTYAKSEFPDMEVYGQTGRAELRLLTCGGSYNRTGGYASNVVVFAHFTAVKES